In Mercurialis annua linkage group LG5, ddMerAnnu1.2, whole genome shotgun sequence, a single genomic region encodes these proteins:
- the LOC126683326 gene encoding ornithine aminotransferase, mitochondrial yields MASTKKPVQNLLSRVCRETRRSYGALPQGSTASSSQELIGLEYEFSAHNYHPVPMVFSQARGSSVWDPEGKKYLDFLSAYSAVNQGHCHPKIIKALKEQAENLTLSSRAFYNDKFPVFAERLTSMFGYDMVLPMNTGAEGVETALKLARKWGYEKKKIPNDEAIIVSCCGCFHGRTVAVISMSCDNEATRGFGPLLPGHLKVDFGDEVALEKIFKERGDKIAGFLFEPIQGEAGVIIPPDGYLKAVRDLCSKYNILMIADEIQTGLARTGKMLACDWEQVRPDVVILGKALGGGVIPVSAVLADKDVMLCIQPGEHGSTFGGNPLASAVAVASLDVINDEKLAERSAQSGKELRHQLHKVQHQFPDYIKEVRGRGLFNAVEFNSRALSPISAYDICLKLKERGILAKPTHDTVVRLTPPLSMSLEELSESSKALHEVLELDLPTLQKEKPVQASSAAPSTCDRCGRNLYASSD; encoded by the exons ATGGCATCAACAAAGAAACCAGTTCAGAATTTGTTGAGCAGAGTTTGCAGGGAGACCAGGAGAAGCTATGGTGCTCTTCCTCAAGGATCCACTGCTTCCTCTTCCCAAGAACTCATTGGATTGGAATATGAATTCAGTGCCCACAA TTATCATCCAGTCCCGATGGTATTCTCTCAAGCGAGGGGGTCTTCTGTATGGGATCCTGAAGGCAAAAAGTATCTAGATTTTCTTTCAGCCTATTCAGCAGTTAATCAG GGACATTGTCATCCAAAGATAATTAAAGCATTGAAAGAGCAGGCAGAAAATCTTACACTGAGCTCTAGAGCTTTCTACAATGACAAATTTCCAGTATTTGCAGAGCGCCTAACAAGCATGTTTGGTTATGATATGGTTCTACCAATGAACACTGGGGCTGAGGGTGTCGAAACGGCTTTGAAGTTGGCTAGGAAATGGGgatatgaaaagaaaaaaattcctAATGATGAG GCGATTATTGTCTCTTGTTGTGGCTGTTTTCATGGGCGTACGGTAGCTGTTATCTCTATGAGTTGTGACAATGAAGCAACTCGGGGGTTCGGGCCATTGTTGCCTGGTCATCTTAAGGTTGATTTTGGCGACGAAGTTGCTCTTGAGAAAATCTTTAAAG AAAGAGGAGATAAAATTGCTGGATTCCTTTTTGAACCCATCCAAGGAGAGGCAGGG GTTATAATTCCCCCTGATGGTTACTTAAAAGCTGTTAGAGATCTTTGTTCAAAATATAACATCTTAATGATTGCTGACGAAATTCAAACCGGTTTAGCACGAACGGGAAAAATGCTGGCCTGCGATTGGGAACAAGTTCGTCCTGATGTAGTA ATACTAGGAAAAGCATTGGGTGGTGGGGTAATACCTGTAAGCGCAGTGCTCGCAGACAAAGATGTAATGCTTTGCATTCAACCTGGAGAGCATGGAAG CACATTTGGGGGTAATCCATTGGCTAGTGCAGTTGCTGTCGCCTCGCTAGACGTGATCAACGATGAGAAACTTGCCGAGAG GTCTGCCCAATCGGGGAAGGAACTAAGGCATCAGCTGCATAAGGTTCAGCATCAGTTTCCGGATTACATTAAAGAAGTCCGGGGAAGAGGTCTATTCAATGCTGTGGAGTTTAACAGCCGGGCTTTGTCTCCCATATCAGCATATGACATTTGCCTCAAGTTAAAAGAGAGAGGAATTCTTGCTAAGCCTACTCATGATACCGTAGTCCGGTTAACTCCTCCACTCTCCATGAG CTTGGAAGAGCTCAGTGAAAGCTCAAAAGCACTACATGAAGTTCTGGAACTTGATTTACCAACTTTGCAGAAAGAGAAACCAGTACAGGCTTCCTCAGCTGCTCCTTCAACATGCGACCGTTGCGGCCGTAATCTGTACGCTTCTTCGGATTAA
- the LOC126683325 gene encoding KH domain-containing protein At4g18375-like, protein MGEHGKRNRPQRDNYDGDGKNNQKRRFQNDRDDKNNNSNSDELVVYRILCPDEVIGSVIGKSGKVINSIRQETRARVKVVDPFPGAKDRVLTIYCYVNKKEEVEIDEEFDCGNEREPLCAAQDALIRVHSAISNAVATFDSDKKGKGYSKECRILVPSSQAANVIGKAGTTIKKLRNKTRANVKVTPKDGSDPAHSCAMDFDNFVMITGESEAVKKALYAVSAIMYKFSPREEISLETTIPDAPPSIFIPSDLPIYPPGGIYPTADPIASSRSFPPILGSAHMPELQGYGNDGGSWPVYSSTLPVVPTFGSASRSEELILRVFCPFDKIGRVIGKGGGTIKSIRQSSGARIEVDDTKADHDECLITVTAIESPDDLKSMAVETILLLQGKINDEDDDTVSIRFLVPSKVIGCIIGKSGSIINEIRKRTKADIHISKGQKSKRADSTGELVEVLGEVGNVRDALVQIILRLRDDILKENDGGHNPSFGADPLYSGGSSMSIQSLLSSVPQVAPMSYDQRPEAGSGLGLLASSNLYGYGHLPMEENGYGSMSSYSSSKLYGGLPPNSSLEMLVPANAVGKVLGKGGANIVNIRKISGAMIEISEAKSARGDRIAHISGTPEQKRAAENLIQAFIMAT, encoded by the exons ATGGGCGAGCACGGGAAGCGAAACCGTCCGCAAAGAGACAATTACGACGGCGACGGTAAAAACAATCAAAAGCGACGTTTTCAAAACGACAGAGACGATAAGAATAACAACAGTAACAGCGACGAACTTGTAGTTTACAGAATCCTATGCCCCGACGAGGTAATCGGAAGCGTAATCGGAAAATCCGGCAAAGTAATTAACTCAATTCGGCAAGAAACTAGGGCACGAGTAAAAGTTGTTGATCCGTTTCCCGGTGCTAAAGATAGGGTTTTAACAATCTATTGCTACGTTAATAAAAAGGAAGAGGTTGAAATTGATGAGGAATTCGATTGCGGTAATGAGCGCGAGCCGTTATGCGCGGCTCAGGACGCGCTTATTCGAGTTCATTCTGCTATTTCAAATGCTGTTGCTACGTTTGATTCGGATAAGAAGGGTAAGGGGTATAGTAAGGAGTGTCGGATTCTTGTTCCGTCTAGTCAGGCTGCGAATGTGATTGGGAAGGCGGGGACGACGATTAAGAAGCTGAGGAATAAGACGAGGGCGAATGTTAAAGTTACGCCTAAGGATGGTTCGGATCCTGCTCACTCTTGTGCTATggattttgataattttgttaTG ATAACTGGGGAATCAGAAGCTGTGAAGAAAGCATTATATGCAGTTTCTGCAATTATGTATAAATTCAGTCCTAGAGAAGAAATTTCGCTGGAAACAACTATACCAGATGCTCCTCCAAGCATCTTTATACCATCAGATCTCCCTATTTATCCACCAGGTGGGATATATCCTACTGCTGACCCAATTGCTTCTTCTAGATCCTTTCCACCAATCTTAGGCTCTGCACATATGCCAGAACTTCAGGGATATGGGAATGATGGGGGTTCATGGCCCGTGTATTCTTCCACCCTTCCTGTGGTCCCTACTTTTGGCAGTGCATCTCGATCTGAAGAATTAATCTTACGAGTATTTTGCCCCTTTGACAAGATTGGGCGGGTTATTGGTAAGGGTGGAGGTACTATTAAAAGCATAAGGCAGTCTAGTGGAGCTCGTATTGAGGTTGATGATACCAAGGCTGATCATGATGAGTGCCTCATTACGGTGACCGCTATAGAG TCACCTGATGATTTGAAATCTATGGCGGTGGAAACTATTTTATTGCTCCAAGGGAAGATtaatgatgaagatgatgacaCTGTTAGTATTCGATTCCTTGTTCCATCTAAAGTTATTGGGTGTATAATTGGAAAAAGCGGTTCAATCATAAATGAAATTCGAAAGAGAACCAAAGCTGATATACACATTTCCAAAGGACAGAAGTCCAAGCGTGCTGATTCCACCGGTGAACTTGTTGAG GTGTTAGGAGAAGTTGGTAATGTGAGAGATGCGCTTGTCCAAATAATTTTGAGGCTCAGAGATGATATCTTGAAAGAAAATGATGGCGGTCATAATCCTTCATTTGGTGCGGATCCTTTATATTCAGGGGGGTCTAGTATGTCAATACAATCTTTACTGTCTTCTGTTCCACAAGTTGCTCCAATGTCTTACGACCAGAGGCCTGAAGCTGGAAGTGGCTTAGGCCTACTTGCATCAAGCAATCTCTATGGATATGGACATCTACCG ATGGAAGAGAATGGCTATGGATCAATGTCCTCGTATTCTTCATCTAAGTTGTATGGAGG ATTGCCTCCAAATTCATCTTTGGAGATGTTGGTGCCTGCTAATGCAGTGGGTAAAGTGCTGGGTAAAGGAGGGGCAAATATCGTCAACATTCGAAAG ATATCAGGAGCAATGATAGAGATCTCAGAAGCCAAGTCTGCTAGAGGTGACCGTATAGCTCATATATCAGGCACACCAGAGCAGAAGCGGGCAGCTGAAAACTTGATCCAGGCATTTATAATGGCCACATAG
- the LOC126683327 gene encoding uncharacterized protein LOC126683327 isoform X2 produces the protein MSAEVKAERMYLGESEFSLNLDVLLFELLVMILDLEYVCQMPLFPVSTMPMKEANRLTQRGYFIFEERMSDFSANIAELMIDFATFSKGFYAEECAGYATVMLKIDELLEKARAEY, from the coding sequence ATGTCGGCAGAAGTAAAAGCAGAAAGGATGTATCTTGGCGAAAGTGAGTTCTCCCTTAATTTGGACGTTCTTTTGTTTGAGCTGTTAGTTATGATCCTAGATTTGGAATACGTATGCCAAATGCCGCTTTTCCCTGTAAGTACAATGCCTATGAAAGAGGCTAACCGTTTGACACAGAGAGGTTACTTTATATTCGAGGAGAGGATGTCCGATTTCAGTGCTAATATCGCAGAACTTATGATTGATTTTGCAACATTTTCCAAAGGCTTTTACGCGGAGGAATGCGCAGGATATGCAACTGTGATGTTGAAGATCGATGAATTACTCGAAAAAGCCAGAGCAGAGTATTAG
- the LOC126683327 gene encoding uncharacterized protein LOC126683327 isoform X3 has product MDADAEKVLEVSPTQPENSDGSNSNSSSLVSRLRKLLFRKMLVGIKDGRFFLGVFHCIDKQERHVMWIAPLKNSWHC; this is encoded by the exons ATGGATGCTGATGCGGAGAAAGTGCTAGAGGTTTCCCCGACACAACCTGAGAACTCAGATGGATCTAACTCAAATAGTTCAAGTCTTGTATCTCGATTGAGGAAGCTTCTTTTTCGGAAAATGCTGGTTGGTATTAAAGACGGACGTTTTTTCTTGGGAGTATTTCATTGCATTGACAAGCAAG AACGACATGTCATGTGGATTGCTCCATTGAAGAACAGTTGGCACTGTTAA
- the LOC126683327 gene encoding uncharacterized protein LOC126683327 isoform X1: MDADAEKVLEVSPTQPENSDGSNSNSSSLVSRLRKLLFRKMLVGIKDGRFFLGVFHCIDKQGNIILQDAIEYRSTRRTSPSPMEQRCLGLILIPSSCRTTCHVDCSIEEQLALLKVQD; encoded by the coding sequence ATGGATGCTGATGCGGAGAAAGTGCTAGAGGTTTCCCCGACACAACCTGAGAACTCAGATGGATCTAACTCAAATAGTTCAAGTCTTGTATCTCGATTGAGGAAGCTTCTTTTTCGGAAAATGCTGGTTGGTATTAAAGACGGACGTTTTTTCTTGGGAGTATTTCATTGCATTGACAAGCAAGGTAACATCATTCTCCAAGACGCAATAGAATACAGAAGCACCCGACGAACATCTCCTTCTCCTATGGAACAGCGGTGCCTTGGCCTAATTCTTATCCCGTCCTCTTGCAGAACGACATGTCATGTGGATTGCTCCATTGAAGAACAGTTGGCACTGTTAAAGGTTCAGGACTAG
- the LOC126682806 gene encoding vacuolar fusion protein CCZ1 homolog B-like isoform X2 gives MGLASANTASEGMQLCIFDLKRGQFEGQELDKILFFFPADLPFSAQLSVIGLSEGLITFTRIFSPEAACEVIEAERHSHVFYEAEPDIWMVMVVEKSKGLEVIWRIDALREVLKEVHSLFMMFNGSIRAMLEKEPSGGLTRSHLYPFIMDYLSDFLGGKKLQLPSFRDCLTERRTVQMLTVGREAAIEVQSLVRVLESCAGTTSCYSLIFLQDLLVSTTVSPDDTINLFTYTVLRLTPRALSSGTSSWSYLRKGNAAPHVAGGSIPANSVSASENFVQSHNNSAGQGDCYPVRRPLQPDRWARGKDGFLVTDIWGTEVGSLTSATPTIWLRQTEERMYLCAYQYKGLTLILLIPVSSILDGEQGVTLVKQQVIENASLKMIKVEEKLSKGWGGENAYHVGGYRYLLVDDDRNVSRASPPVKVTTLTKDSLLAMNKLREEVDAEKSRAKQNTVDQQKELEISIRGRNNAWVIARTTRGKELYMVLEKANETLLYASDAVEKFSNRYCGGSFSLD, from the exons atgggttTAGCATCGGCTAACACAGCAAGTGAAGGGATGCAATTATgcatttttgatttaaaaagagGCCAATTTGAAGGTCAAGAACTGGACAAGATTCTATTTTTCTTTCCTGCAGATTTGCCCTTCTCCGCCCAACTTTCTGTTATAGGTCTAAGTGAAGGACTTATCACATTTACAAG AATTTTCTCTCCTGAAGCAGCTTGTGAGGTCATTGAAGCTGAGAGGCATTCCCATGTTTTTTATGAGGCTGAACCTGATATTTGGATGGTCATG GTAGTGGAGAAAAGTAAGGGGCTAGAAGTTATATGGAGGATAGATGCATTAAGAGAGGTGCTCAAGGAAGTTCATTCTCTTTTTATGATGTTCAATGGGTCTATAAGAGCAATGCTTGAGAAAGAACCAAGCGGGGGACTAACTCGATCTCATTTATACCCTTTCATAATGGATTATCTAAGCG ATTTTCTTGGTGGGAAGAAACTTCAATTACCCTCATTTCGCGACTGTTTAACAGAGCGTAGAACTGTACAGATGTTGACTGTTGGGAGGGAAGCTGCTATAGAAGTTCAG TCACTTGTCAGGGTACTGGAATCTTGTGCTGGGACCACATCCTGCTATTCACTAATTTTCCTCCAGGATCTGCTTGTCTCTACAACAGTTTCTCCT GATGATACGATAAATTTGTTTACTTATACAGTTTTAAGATTGACTCCTCGTGCTTTATCCTCCGGAACAAGTTCCTGGTCCTACTTACGTAAGGGAAATGCTGCACCTCATGTTGCCGGTGGGTCCATCCCAGCTAATTCAGTGTCTGCATCAGAAAATTTTGTTCAGTCGCACAATAACTCTGCTGGCCAAGGTGATTGTTATCCAGTTAGAAGACCGTTGCAGCCTGACAGGTGGGCTAGAGGGAAGGATGGTTTTCTTGTCACTGATATTTGGGGTACAGAGGTCGGTAGCTTGACTTCAGCCACCCCAACAATATGGCTTCGGCAAACTGAGGAAAGAATGTATCTTTGTGCTTATCAGTATAAAGGTCTGACCttaattcttttgattcctgTTTCCTCGATTCTTGACGGAGAACAAGGTGTTACCCTGGTGAAACAGCAAGTTATTGAAAAT GCATCTCTTAAGATGATAAAAGTTGAAGAGAAACTGTCAAAAGGATGGGGTGGCGAGAATGCTTATCACGTCGGTGGGTATCGTTACTTGCTTGTTGACGATGATCGAAATGTATCTAGGGCCTCTCCACCTGTAAAGGTTACAACCCTTACTAAG GATTCTTTACTTGCGATGAATAAGCTTAGAGAAGAAGTAGATGCGGAAAAGAGTAGAGCAAAACAGAATACTGTAGATCAACAAAAGGAATTGGAAATATCGATCAGAGGTAGAAATAATGCATGGGTTATAGCTCGTACTACTAGAGGGAAGGAGCTTTACATGGTATTAGAAAAGGCCAATGAGACACTTCTTTACGCATCTGATGCTGTTGAAAAGTTTAGCAACAG GTACTGTGGTGGCAGTTTCTCGTTGGATTAA
- the LOC126682806 gene encoding vacuolar fusion protein CCZ1 homolog B-like isoform X1: MGLASANTASEGMQLCIFDLKRGQFEGQELDKILFFFPADLPFSAQLSVIGLSEGLITFTRIFSPEAACEVIEAERHSHVFYEAEPDIWMVMVVEKSKGLEVIWRIDALREVLKEVHSLFMMFNGSIRAMLEKEPSGGLTRSHLYPFIMDYLSACQIWSSLEHCCWDFLGGKKLQLPSFRDCLTERRTVQMLTVGREAAIEVQSLVRVLESCAGTTSCYSLIFLQDLLVSTTVSPDDTINLFTYTVLRLTPRALSSGTSSWSYLRKGNAAPHVAGGSIPANSVSASENFVQSHNNSAGQGDCYPVRRPLQPDRWARGKDGFLVTDIWGTEVGSLTSATPTIWLRQTEERMYLCAYQYKGLTLILLIPVSSILDGEQGVTLVKQQVIENASLKMIKVEEKLSKGWGGENAYHVGGYRYLLVDDDRNVSRASPPVKVTTLTKDSLLAMNKLREEVDAEKSRAKQNTVDQQKELEISIRGRNNAWVIARTTRGKELYMVLEKANETLLYASDAVEKFSNRYCGGSFSLD, encoded by the exons atgggttTAGCATCGGCTAACACAGCAAGTGAAGGGATGCAATTATgcatttttgatttaaaaagagGCCAATTTGAAGGTCAAGAACTGGACAAGATTCTATTTTTCTTTCCTGCAGATTTGCCCTTCTCCGCCCAACTTTCTGTTATAGGTCTAAGTGAAGGACTTATCACATTTACAAG AATTTTCTCTCCTGAAGCAGCTTGTGAGGTCATTGAAGCTGAGAGGCATTCCCATGTTTTTTATGAGGCTGAACCTGATATTTGGATGGTCATG GTAGTGGAGAAAAGTAAGGGGCTAGAAGTTATATGGAGGATAGATGCATTAAGAGAGGTGCTCAAGGAAGTTCATTCTCTTTTTATGATGTTCAATGGGTCTATAAGAGCAATGCTTGAGAAAGAACCAAGCGGGGGACTAACTCGATCTCATTTATACCCTTTCATAATGGATTATCTAAGCG CATGTCAAATTTGGTCTTCATTGGAACACTGCTGCTGGG ATTTTCTTGGTGGGAAGAAACTTCAATTACCCTCATTTCGCGACTGTTTAACAGAGCGTAGAACTGTACAGATGTTGACTGTTGGGAGGGAAGCTGCTATAGAAGTTCAG TCACTTGTCAGGGTACTGGAATCTTGTGCTGGGACCACATCCTGCTATTCACTAATTTTCCTCCAGGATCTGCTTGTCTCTACAACAGTTTCTCCT GATGATACGATAAATTTGTTTACTTATACAGTTTTAAGATTGACTCCTCGTGCTTTATCCTCCGGAACAAGTTCCTGGTCCTACTTACGTAAGGGAAATGCTGCACCTCATGTTGCCGGTGGGTCCATCCCAGCTAATTCAGTGTCTGCATCAGAAAATTTTGTTCAGTCGCACAATAACTCTGCTGGCCAAGGTGATTGTTATCCAGTTAGAAGACCGTTGCAGCCTGACAGGTGGGCTAGAGGGAAGGATGGTTTTCTTGTCACTGATATTTGGGGTACAGAGGTCGGTAGCTTGACTTCAGCCACCCCAACAATATGGCTTCGGCAAACTGAGGAAAGAATGTATCTTTGTGCTTATCAGTATAAAGGTCTGACCttaattcttttgattcctgTTTCCTCGATTCTTGACGGAGAACAAGGTGTTACCCTGGTGAAACAGCAAGTTATTGAAAAT GCATCTCTTAAGATGATAAAAGTTGAAGAGAAACTGTCAAAAGGATGGGGTGGCGAGAATGCTTATCACGTCGGTGGGTATCGTTACTTGCTTGTTGACGATGATCGAAATGTATCTAGGGCCTCTCCACCTGTAAAGGTTACAACCCTTACTAAG GATTCTTTACTTGCGATGAATAAGCTTAGAGAAGAAGTAGATGCGGAAAAGAGTAGAGCAAAACAGAATACTGTAGATCAACAAAAGGAATTGGAAATATCGATCAGAGGTAGAAATAATGCATGGGTTATAGCTCGTACTACTAGAGGGAAGGAGCTTTACATGGTATTAGAAAAGGCCAATGAGACACTTCTTTACGCATCTGATGCTGTTGAAAAGTTTAGCAACAG GTACTGTGGTGGCAGTTTCTCGTTGGATTAA
- the LOC126679902 gene encoding protease Do-like 5, chloroplastic codes for MGCLHSQGMASQLLVRLTAYGSCSKGEDSSHKSLNLSKRRAAIGFGSSLAVASLLNLHNITSQQFNSAIALQEYELQKEEDRVVNIFQLTSPSVVFIKDIELAKIPKNTSSDATLTEDNAKVEGTGSGFIWDKFGHIVTNYHVVSKLLMDNSGLQRCKVYFADSKGNSLYREGKVIGYDPAYDLAVLKVDVEGYELKPAVLGTSRDLHVGQSCFAIGNPYGYANTLTTGVVSGLGREIPSPNGRAIRGAIQTDAAINAGNSGGPLINSYGHVIGVNTATFTRKGTGVSSGVNFAIPIDSVVRTVPNLIVYGTPYSDRF; via the exons ATGGGTTGTTTACATTCACAAGGCATGGCCTCTCAACTTCTAGTTCGGCTCACAGCCTATGGTTCTTGTTCAAAGGGTGAAGATTCCTCGCATAAAAGCTTGAATCTTTCAAAAAGAAGAGCAGCAATTGGGTTTGGTTCAAGTTTAGCAGTAGCATCTCTGCtcaatttgcataatattacTTCTCAGCAATTCAATTCTGCCATTGCTCTGCAAGAATATGAACTCCAAAAAGAAGAGGACAGGGTTGTTAATATCTTTCAG TTAACTTCACCATCAGTTGTTTTTATTAAGGACATTGAATTAGCTAAAATCCCCAAAAACACTTCAAGTGATGCTACACTTACTGAGGATAATGCAAAAGTTGAAGGGACGGGTTCAGGCTTCATCTGGGATAAGTTTGGTCACATT GTGACTAACTACCATGTTGTTTCTAAATTGTTGATGGATAACAGCGGATTACAGCGTTGTAAG GTGTATTTTGCTGATTCTAAAGGTAATAGCTTGTACAGGGAAGGGAAGGTCATTGGTTATGATCCTGCATATGATCTGGCTGTTCTTAAG GTTGATGTTGAGGGTTATGAACTGAAGCCGGCTGTTCTCGGTACTTCTAGAGACTTGCATGTTGGTCAGAGCTGCTTTGCTATTGGGAATCCTTATGGATATGCAAACACACTTACAACAGGG GTCGTTAGCGGCTTAGGCAGGGAAATACCTTCTCCAAATGGACGGGCCATTCGAGGAGCTATTCAAACAGATGCAGCAATTAATGCAG GGAATTCAGGTGGACCATTAATTAATTCATATGGACATGTTATTGGAGTTAACACAGCAACTTTCACTCGAAAAG GAACAGGAGTATCATCTGGGGTGAACTTTGCGATACCAATTGATAGTGTCGTACGTACTGTACCGAACCTTATAGTTTATGGAACACCCTACAGTGACAGGTTTTGA
- the LOC126682425 gene encoding uncharacterized protein LOC126682425: MAEPEDGKFKGRCDSWQYRTEHMAVHLAIALTWELQNLIRYGVPTLEGRLAKIQKVRKTLHLFDVWKTEKREKSEIIRCVTGQLDRAESYSRSVLDKSDEEKRRLLVKTSSKETEEVVDEMIPRWLKQILHLVLIWRHPAFFVRRRSPEWHSNRARLLVCEEELHHIKLEADKLKEQHRKEVAAEGRKLLIIKYQTQFPDIDFQSDEFLWYMSRPL, from the coding sequence ATGGCTGAGCCTGAGGATGGCAAATTCAAAGGGAGATGTGATTCGTGGCAATACCGCACTGAACATATGGCGGTTCATCTAGCGATTGCACTCACTTGGGAGCTTCAAAATCTGATCCGCTACGGCGTGCCCACTTTAGAAGGTCGGCTGGCAAAAATCCAAAAGGTGAGAAAGACACTGCATTTGTTCGATGTGTGGAAAACTGAAAAACGCGAAAAATCGGAGATAATCAGATGTGTCACGGGCCAACTGGACAGGGCAGAGAGTTATTCGAGGTCGGTTTTGGACAAATCGGATGAAGAGAAGCGTCGGTTGTTAGTGAAAACAAGTAGTAAAGAGACGGAAGAGGTGGTTGATGAGATGATTCCGCGGTGGCTGAAGCAGATTCTGCACTTAGTTCTGATTTGGAGGCATCCCGCGTTTTTCGTCAGGCGTCGGAGTCCCGAGTGGCACAGCAATAGAGCTCGGCTTCTAGTGTGCGAGGAAGAATTGCATCATATCAAATTAGAGGCTGATAAATTGAAGGAGCAACATCGGAAGGAAGTAGCAGCAGAAGGGCGGAAACTACTCATCATCAAATATCAAACTCAATTTCCTGACATCGATTTTCAATCTGATGAATTTCTTTGGTACATGTCACGGCCCCTTTAA